CCTACCTGGTTCTTGAGCTGATATATATACCATGCATGCATAGGTAATTGTGGTAGCCTTATTGCAAGCTACTCATCTTAGCCCATTACTATCTTCGAAACCTCCTACATCTATATCATCTGTTGATCGGCGACATGAACAGGCACGCTTAGCACTTGAGGAAGCGAGAAGTAGGGGCCAGGTATACGGCGACGAACGACGCGAAGGTATTCGGAAATGGGTAAGAGAAGCGGGGTTAGAGGGGGCTGGGCAAAATattggccacggtggccgccGTCGGGATTCAGAGGAAGAATGAGTCCGCCTTTTGGACTGGCCGGATGTGGAATATGATTATTGTCAATAGAATCGTTTCATCGTGTAAAGTTCGACTGAAAACAACATCTATACAgtaaaaagaaaagaaagaaaagaaaaacaGTGGCATGATGTGGGTATAACAACGGAAATAAGTACACATATCAGAAAGTTAGACTACCTAGTGCTAATGATTCATAGAAAACAGCTACAAAATACCAATGACTAACTAAATCTCAGAACAACCAGTATTTGTGGAAGACTAATTTAAAGAAGGGTAAAAATTGATGTACCATGCCCAGACGGAGTGAGAGGGTTAATGAAGAGTGGAACGTGCTTGGATGATATATCAATCTCAGCGTACCCAGTTCGAACTATGGTACTTTCCATGCCCATAGCATCGGTTGTCAGAATCTTCACCGATGCAATCAGCTCGTATGTGCACTCCTCAGCGTACCGAGGATGAAGGGAAGGAGGAATGTCGACCGTGAAGCTGGCACAAATATGTTTGCCCTTGCGAGTGGTCTTGCCCTGAAAGTTAACTATCGACCCAGGGGTGCTTGGACGACACTCCCGTCCAATGAACTCGTGCCTAGACACTCCAGGGCAGCGCATGCAAAGCTCGAAGTCTTGTATTTGATAGGTTCCCCCGAGTGTCCCCCAGGCATCACAGACATTTTGTGTAAAATAGGACATATCGAGCCAGACTCAATAGAGAAATGAGAGGGCTGACTAAATCATGAGTGAGTGATGAACctactgcgcatatagtaTGAATAAATCAACATACCTCTCGTTGATGTCTACCTCGATATGCTGAGGACGGGGAACTATACGGAGCTCCCCGACTCTGCTCTCAAGGGGAGAACGATCCATGATATAATTGGACGAATAGGTAGTTGTGAGAAACATGGGAAAAAGAGTATAAAATTAAGTCCGGTAGAGCTTCGTGATGGTGCGTGAGGGTTCGTgatatggaagaaatccGAGAGGCTGCAGGGCCTGCGGCAGCCGAAGGATGGTACGTACTCCAGAGGTGAGCATCTAGATAAGGTTCTTATAGTTGCATTCGTTTAGGGTACCCCGCGTGAGGGTTGAGTCCATTTACCGCATGCTCTTTCAGATTCCACAAAGGCTGCTCCGCACAATTAGAGTTCTCGATGCCTTAGCCGTTGAGCAATGGTTGGAATATGCACGACGCAGTGTAATTATCTACATCCAGAAAGACTTTCATTCAATGTACACGTACACGAAGAGGTCCTTGTTCTTCCTGACCCAAGCATCCAAATTAGGGCACAATGGGAGCGCCGTATTCAGCTGCTTCGTTTGATAGCCTAAATTCAAACCCGCACGTGATTTACTAACCTGGTAAATTGAGGTCTGGCCTTGTTCCTAATCCGTCTGGTACATGTGTCCTAAATGCTTCTTGGTAACCGCTATCAGAAATGAGAATGGACACACTGCTAGCGGTTTGATATGCTGACGCTGgatccaccaccaccgctATCCGACTTGCCAGTAACATGTCAGTCTTGGAGGCTTCAATAGAGGATCTCGTGAAGAGCTTCCAGGATACTATGCCCCTACCAGCCCTAGAGAACCCCACGACCATGTGAATTCGCTCTACAACAGAAATTCCCGGCCATGGGTAACACTACGACTTCTCAGTGATGCACCTGTGGGCAACAAGTTCCCCGTCTACTATGATGGTGGTACCGTCCAAGGTTCGGTTCGAATCAATCTAGAATCGCCCCAGACAATTCGATCCGTTGTAGTAGAGGTGAGGAAAAGGGACTCATGCACGCAGCATGTCATCATCTAGCTATCTCCTGACCCTGCCCATTACCAAGGTGGAGGGTGAACTTCAATTACCCTCAGCGTATGATATTTCGCCTCTGTGGCATGAGAAGCAGAAACTTTGGGATTCATCTGGTAGCTTTGACCCTCGATCGATTCAATCAACTGGAGAATGGAACTGGGATTTTAGTTTCCCAATACCTACACATTTCGATAATACTGTAAATGGCGGATCGCCGAGAACAAAGCTTCCTGGTAATTTAGCTTGAAAGTAGGCCTAGTCTTGCTAACAATGGTAAACGGATCTAATGGTTATCAGCCTTACACAGGATTTATGCAGTACCGTGTATTATTATTTGTTAAGCGCGGTAAATATCTCAGTGACCTTGTAGAGTATGTTTTTGTAGTCGAGTCGATAACGTCAGTATCTCTGACCAAGGAGTTAGGCTGCAAACACTGTTTGCATACATACCTCGCGAGCGCGCCCCACCCCCGTCACCCCTCCGCGAACTGGCGTATCACCAAGGCACCGCACCTCCTGGACCGGAAGATGACCCAGACGGCTGGAAGCAGTGCAAGACAATTAATGCAAAAGGAGCTATATTTGGTAACCGTGAAGTTAACATGACATACCGAGTCAGTCGCGTTCCTTGTGATGTATACTTTCCTTGTTATTAACAAGTGCCTACCAGCCCTATTTGGCTAATCCTGTAAGCACAAGCCTATAGAGCCATTTATTAGTAATGCACCCAATGCTTTACATAGACCATATACCCGCGTGGTGGGACGATTTTTTATCGTATCGAGGTGTCTGGTGGTGACTCCCAGGCCTTGGATCTACTATCCTCTCCGTCTTCTATCGTGGTATTGTTAACACGGGAAGTGCAATGCAAGCGTTTCAAAGAGACTTCCCCGAGAGGGGTAGATGACCACGATGCTGACGTTCGGGCCATTGCTCAAGGAGTAACCTGGACACTCGCCGGTTTGCCAGGAGATAATGACACGAGATTCCTCGAAGGGGAAATAACTGTTCCTCCTGGAACAGATTCGAGCGTTGCAGTCACGCCGGTCCAGTTGAATGTATGTGTATTGCTCAATacctgcatatatgcgatgGGTTGATAAAGGCTTAGTATTCGGTGACGTTTGTTGTTACTGCCGCCGGATTTTCTCCTCACAATCGGAGCGATGTGATTTCGCGGAATCCCATTCGAGTGGTATCCCACCCAGCTTTAGGCGTTAGGCCCGTTTCTCGACTCCCTCCGGGATACGAGCAAAAGGCCACAGCTCGCCCAACAAAGGTAGACTGGGCGTTGTCAACCATAGAGACAACATTGGGCCCTAGCAGTTGGAAACTCCCCGTGCTTCACACCAATTACACGGACTGAGATACCATTGTACAGAATTTATTTTTAAACCCAAACAAGATAAAGTGGCCCAAATAGTTCACCAGTAAAATCAAGCCCAACCCCTTAGTGATTGAAGCCAAGTGCGCATCCACAAATAACTTGAGCACGTCGGACTACCGTTTGGGTTGTCTCTGCTTCACCCTGACCGGTGTCGGGTGCCTCTACTAACCTTCACAAGACCAGGAAAGACGCATGCGCCGACTCGATCAACTTGGCCTCGTTCGTTCATCACGCATCGTTTGACCAGCTCAATCTGTCGTGGATATAATATCTACGACCAAAGACAGGTTAGAAATTGCCAAATGAAGAAACTCGTAGTACCCACCGATCCAATTTCGGGAACAAAGGCCTTATAAAATGCATCTGCGCCACCCCCAGACGAAGCTTTTGACCCATGAAGCATCTTGGAAAAGTTGTATGCACCATTAAGGATTGCCATTAAAGAATCTGAGAAATTCTTTCCTCCCCCGCAATAAGATCGACTAGCCAGGCGCGTGTTCCATCAAAACATGGCTCATCATTTCGGAGTACAGTTCTCAACAGCCGCAGAGTAGGTCTGGCGTCTCCAAACACTCGCCACTGTTGAATCACGAGCAAATATATGTTCGTGGATTCGGGTTAACTGAATATTCGCCTCGTTAGAGCTGGTGACTACGAGGCAATTGACTAGTCCTTCGCAAATGGTATCGGACATAAGATGGCGCAGGAGGTTTTGTACTTGAACGGGTGTCGTATCGGGAGGTGTATTAGCGGGACCATGACCTAGGTCGTTAAAAATGAGCTCCCGCATTTGGTCAAGAGGTATCTGTGATGTGTTCGTAATTTCAGCCGCCCAACGATTGATCAGGCGCTCCAACTGAGAGGCTGCATTCTGAGGAGTAAATAAAGTTATTCGATAGTACCTGAACACGACATGAACGCGAAAGACTACTTACTCGGATTGAGAAATCGTCGACTGACGAGCCTCCAGCGCGATTGGTGGTGTGCTTGGGTTCATCGTCACCCCCTTCCAAAAGTGCAATCCTTGCGCGCAGTAGAGATATCTGTCGTTCTTGCTCATCTAGTTGCGTCTTTTGTTCAGCAACTTTTAAATGGGCAATGCGCTATTAAACGCGGACGTTAAATGGATAGCGCTGGTTATTTTGATGTCGCGTACAAAGTTACTAAGTGCGTATTCATACTCTTGACGAGGGACAACATCCATGTTGCAAGTGTGGACAAAGATCGATGCAGAAGACAGCCAGCTGATCCGCCTTTTATTATACGGCAGTTGCTCCAGGGCCACAAACTGTCAAGGTGTGATGCACTGCCATAGAGCTTCAGCGCTCAGGCCGGGCTCATCACGTGCACATATATGGCTGTATTCAAACCCACGCTTTTGTCAGGTAACCTACGTATAAAGATCACACTGGTCTGCGCTTAGCCCAGCATACCTCCGAGGCTTCATACCGAAAGATCAAATTTTGACTATTTCTCGCAAGAATTCAAGAGTTCTTCATGTCTGGAATTTGTGAGGAACTTGCCCGTTATCTATGTTTTGCTGCAGGCGAAGTTTGCGTCGGGGTTGGAGTAGACTGTGCTACATATCGTGAGCGAAATAATTTGCTTTCGCTTTTTCACTCAGACAAACCGTATGATTCAAAGGACGCGATTGCACTCCCCGTTTATGCCAGTGTAATTGCTGTTGTGGCGATTCTAATCAGGATTATCCCTCAGAAAGGGAGGCACTCCTCGCAGAGGATCGATTCCATGACGACCGAAATCTAACCCAAAGCATAACTCAAACTCAACCATCTCCGACGCAACCTCTTCAAACAACTCAGTAATCTTACACTGGCGAGCACGGTTGACAGAGTCCAATGATAGCGATTTTATGCCATAGGCTCCGATACATCAAAAACGTCACTTTCCACCAGTAGCTATCGCAAACCCTTCACTTAAATATCACTCGAGTTAAGATACAAGATTCGCCATCCCGGTCTCGGGCATCTGCTCGCCCTCGTCTCCTTCATTCCATTCTTCGGTGTCTTGGTCGTCTTCGTTATACCCTTCCTCATAGAGCGCTGCTTCGGCTTCGGCCTGAGCTTGAGCTGCTTGTGCGGCCACCGCTATAGCTTGCTCTAATAAACTCGTATGCTCGTCATCTAATCCATAGCCCGGCAGTGTTGATACCGCCTTGACGATCGTGGTATCATCTGCTGGACTATTGCAACCCTCAGGCTCCTCGGTTGGGTTTGTTCGCTCCTCAATCGAACCAGCTAAAGTAGACTGGGATGGAGATTCAACTGCGCCCGGTTGCTCGCCCTCGGCCAACGTTTGAGGTGCTGGACCATCAGAAGGAAGGCGGTTGGAAACCTGCTGGCCTGACGATTGGTTTTCGGGTTGTTCGGGGATCCCTCCGGTGTTGAGGCCTTTGCTGACATGTCGCTGAAGGGTTTGGTATAGTGTTCCCGCAATGTATCGTGCATTAGCGATAGCTTCTGGTTGAATCTCTCCCTCTTCAAATTCTGATTCTTTTGACCAGTCGCATGATTCGGGgtgattttgccagacacgAGTAACTCGAGGGGGGTCTCCGTCATGGGTTACGGTAGACGTATCCATTGGTGCCTCTCGGCATTCATCGAGAGCCTTATCATTGGCCTTGTGCCGTCGGAGTGCATCCCTTCTAGAAAACAATCTATCACATCCTCCGCACCTGTGGGATAGCATAAATTTAGAGAACGCGTGGCGGCCCAGTCAAACACTCGCCTAAACATCTGCCGTTCATGAGACTTTTCGTGCCGCCGTAAATCATGATTTCGAGCAAAGCTGGCAGGACAACCAGCATATTCACAGCGATACGGTCTTCCTTCCGAATGCGTGCGTTCGTGTGCCCGAAGTAACGAAAGCTTGCCAAACGCTTTGGGGCAGGTCGAGCACGGGTATATTGCAGTCCCAATAGCGGCTCGACCACTCCCCGAAGCTCCTGCGTCTGAGGCTGCCTGGCCTTCCATTGATTGTGCGATAGGAACTTCGTTTAAGATCCCGATCACCTGAATAAGACCACCTATCTCTTGCAAAGTGCCACTTCCTGACGGGCCTTCGTGCTGCTGGGGACACGTCGAGACAAACGAATAGACTTGGTGTAACGGTCGTTGGATCGAAGAAATGACTGATTGGTTCAGTGACTGACCGACGGCCAAAAGCGGGTCGAGAACTTGGAGGATGCTTGTAGTAGCTGATTGTATTCGAGCTAATAGCTCCTCTGAAGCTTGAGACCTTGTGGGTTGAGGTGTATGGAGCGACTGGACGGAAGGATTGTATGGAGGATTGGTAGGCCAGGTTTGTCCCTCATCCGTGGGATCCCGTTTTCGTTTCAGAGATGGACTTGTTCCACCTACATCTTGAGGGGCAGTATGTGCATATTGATGCTCAGACGAGACCATCATACTACCCGAAGCCAACGCAGATATTAAAATACTAAGTGGTTGTGCTAGTTCCGGGTTTACTCGACCTTCCATGACGGAGTTCGAGAGAATAGTGTAGAGATTGGCACCGTTTGCAACTGGTCCTGGGACGATGGTCGTCATCAGGGCATAATGGACGTGAGGATCGGACAGTGCGAGCGATAGCATGGTTTTAATAGTCTCGATCATGGGGTCTGATGGTGTCGGTACGTTATTGGGCGGGAAAGAGCCATCGGGGGGCAGTCCAGAGATTTCAGGGCTTGGTTTAGAAGGCTCTGAAGCTTCAGCTGGAATAGAGGCTTGCTTGACACTTGAATCCCCTTTGTTCGTAGCCAGGGCATCTTCGTGGCCAGGATGAACCTGTTCAGCGTCCGCAATATCGCCTGCTGATTTCGCCGAATCTCCTATATTTTGCTCGAGTTCGGCCCATATCTGATTTCCAAGTGCTTGTGCCATTGCCTCCGCCTCAGCATCGGGGTCGTACTCTCCTTCGTCACCTTCATCATAGTCTTCGTCTCCAttttcctcttcctcaatCATATCAGCTTCTTTGAAGCTGTCTGACGTTGTATCATTTCCGACAGGGTGTCCTCCGTCGCTGGCCCCTTGTGTTGATTCGTTCGGGGCAGATAAAGACTCGACAGCTTGCAGTGCCTCCAAAACCCTCATTTCAGGCGATTTGAGCTAAATTTTTGCTCGTTTTATTAATCTGGGTCAATAATATACTACTCACATTTAGCTATAGGATTTGTGGCTCTTCGGTCAGAGAGGGTCAAGTGGAATCAAGAAAACCGCGGCCAATATAACAACTGGAACTCGGCGAGGAGTGACGTCCTAAGGCTCAAGGGATCTAACCAAAGATTTTGGACGCGAGAGGCCTTGCTATCGTCAAGAAGCTTTCGAGTTCGAAGGTTAACAACATTCTCGTAGTGGACAACCCACACAAACCTTTCAGGACTTAAGCGCCGGAAAAAAGTAAATTGAAATAGATCGACATCATCCCAGTTGCCCAAATAGGGCAGTACATTACATCCAGTTATCCCATGTAACAACAACATATTTTCAGTTCTTTGGAGGTCGGCTCCCGAATATCCCAGTGCCAACTCGGACTACGTCACTGCCTGCTCTAATAGCTTCCTCAAAGTCTGCACTCATGCCCATACTTAACGCAAGGCTTCTATCTTGACCCCAAGCCTCTCCGAGATCGTCGTCTCCTTGTAATGAAGCCTCGAGGATACATTTGGTTCGAATTAATGTTTGAAAGTCCGGATTATCCCCCCCTGAAGTAGAAGCCTCGTAGGAACCGATGGTCATCAGACCATACAGCTCCAAGGCCGGGCAAGACTTGATAACGTGGCGCGCCAATGTTAATACCTCAGACCCATCGAGGTTGTTGGGCAGTAGTGGTTGCAAGCCAGACTTTGAGTCTTCCCCCGAAGTGTTTACTTGAATCATAACTTTGAGAGGCTCCTTACGTGTTGATGGTAATGCTTTTTGCAGTGCATCCGCCTTTTTGATGGAGTCCAATGTATGCAAGCAGTATAGATTTGACACACCTATGGTGCAATGAGCCCTTAGTTAGGTTATGGACACAAACACGCTACCCACCAGCAATTTTCTTGCATTTATTGCTCTGTAAACTGCCAATAAAATGCCATCGAATAGATTCGGGAAGCTATATGTAAAGCCGCTCAGATTAACGAAACATTAATCTCATGTCAAGCCAAAGACTTATTACCTCTGCTGCCTTTTGCAATAACTCATCTACATAGTTTTCCCCAAAATCAAGTTGGCCCAAATCGTAACAAGCTCGGATATCAGATGCGGGTTTGTACTTCGAGACTGCGACAAGGCAGGGTAGGGTTTCCCGGGCTTCGACCGCTCGGTTTGTACACTATCGTAGAATTACAATTATTAATTATATAACTATATATTATTTTGGGTTCGTACCTACCGCTGATTCCACTTTCTGGCGAACCTCACCCAGTGACTCAGCCAGCTCCTCCTGGCGGGCCGCCGATGCAAGCTCTATTCCAACCCCAGACATACCAGAATAACGATAGAGATATAGATCAGGCTTCCTTGCGCCTGGTAAGGGGTGACTGAGAGGAAAGGTTCGAATTCGGAGCCTCGGCCTGAGGCAAGCTGACATGTAAAGACAAGAGTCAGGTGGTTTGCTAACGAGGCAATTGCATTTTTCAAAGACAAATTGGTAATACTGTAATGCAAGATCTAAAATCCGATCGCAAGTAGGACTATGCACGCTTTGTGGTAGTTGCATGGCCAGCCCCATAGTCCCTCTTCAGAGTTCCTGACTCGAATGCGGCCACCACGGCATCCGGACGAATATCTCGGTCAAATATTTCTGTCGGAATTCCAATAGTGATTGACGCATTCGGATGGTCTACGATGGATGCGACATGCGCCTCGATGGGAGCACATGACATTAACAAGTAGGCCTAGAAGTGGTCAAACTCTATTAGTGGGCATTGGGCAATCCAAATACTTAACTTACCTGCTCCTTCGTATATCCCAGGCCATGTATGTATTCGATGGCGGCTCGAGCGGCTTGCTTGTATGCAACCGTGGCGTCCATGCTATATTGCTTCCCATCGTTGTCGACCGAAACTCCCTGAAAGGTCACTTGGGTTGCA
The nucleotide sequence above comes from Rhizoctonia solani chromosome 3, complete sequence. Encoded proteins:
- a CDS encoding arrestin; protein product: MSVLEASIEDLVKSFQDTMPLPALENPTTIDAPVGNKFPVYYDGGTVQGSVRINLESPQTIRSVVVEVEGELQLPSAYDISPLWHEKQKLWDSSGSFDPRSIQSTGEWNWDFSFPIPTHFDNTVNGGSPRTKLPGFMQYRVLLFVKRGKYLSDLVELQTLFAYIPRERAPPPSPLRELAYHQGTAPPGPEDDPDGWKQCKTINAKGAIFGNREVNMTYRPYLANPTIYPRGGTIFYRIEVSGGDSQALDLLSSPSSIVVLLTREVQCKRFKETSPRGVDDHDADVRAIAQGVTWTLAGLPGDNDTRFLEGEITVPPGTDSSVAVTPVQLNYSVTFVVTAAGFSPHNRSDVISRNPIRVVSHPALGVRPVSRLPPGYEQKATARPTKVDWALSTIETTLGPSSWKLPVLHTNYTD
- a CDS encoding pentafunctional AROM polypeptide is translated as MAILNGAYNFSKMLHGSKASSGGGADAFYKAFVPEIGSIELVKRCVMNERGQVDRVGACVFPGLVKGEAETTQTVVRRAQVICGCALGFNH
- a CDS encoding C2H2 zinc finger translates to MRVLEALQAVESLSAPNESTQGASDGGHPVGNDTTSDSFKEADMIEEEENGDEDYDEGDEGEYDPDAEAEAMAQALGNQIWAELEQNIGDSAKSAGDIADAEQVHPGHEDALATNKGDSSVKQASIPAEASEPSKPSPEISGLPPDGSFPPNNVPTPSDPMIETIKTMLSLALSDPHVHYALMTTIVPGPVANGANLYTILSNSVMEGRVNPELAQPLSILISALASGSMMVSSEHQYAHTAPQDVGGTSPSLKRKRDPTDEGQTWPTNPPYNPSVQSLHTPQPTRSQASEELLARIQSATTSILQVLDPLLAVGQSLNQSVISSIQRPLHQVYSFVSTCPQQHEGPSGSGTLQEIGGLIQVIGILNEVPIAQSMEGQAASDAGASGSGRAAIGTAIYPCSTCPKAFGKLSLLRAHERTHSEGRPYRCEYAGCPASFARNHDLRRHEKSHERQMFRRVCGGCDRLFSRRDALRRHKANDKALDECREAPMDTSTVTHDGDPPRVTRVWQNHPESCDWSKESEFEEGEIQPEAIANARYIAGTLYQTLQRHVSKGLNTGGIPEQPENQSSGQQVSNRLPSDGPAPQTLAEGEQPGAVESPSQSTLAGSIEERTNPTEEPEGCNSPADDTTIVKAVSTLPGYGLDDEHTSLLEQAIAVAAQAAQAQAEAEAALYEEGYNEDDQDTEEWNEGDEGEQMPETGMANLVS
- a CDS encoding acetamidase/formamidase, coding for MSYDKRSIPTLISLDPSVPATQQQGLHNRWHPDIPSAGTVSPGQTFKLHCLDWTGGQIHNNDTADDIVAADLAQCHYLTGPVECEGAQPGDVLVVDVMDVAPFPDHAWGYCGIFDVNNGGGLLCDDFPVAAKAIWDLDGVYATSRHIPGVRFAGISHPGIMGCAPSKELLDKWNQREAQLIAEYPGAVPAVAYPPTRKSAYVGAASVLSDDIIETIAREGARTIPPREHGGNCDIKNLSKGSRVYFPVYVNGAKFSIGDLHFSQGDGELTFCGAIEMAGVVTLKFTIIKDGMKKLSMSSPIYLPSVVDPKYATQVTFQGVSVDNDGKQYSMDATVAYKQAARAAIEYIHGLGYTKEQAYLLMSCAPIEAHVASIVDHPNASITIGIPTEIFDRDIRPDAVVAAFESGTLKRDYGAGHATTTKRARKPDLYLYRYSGMSGVGIELASAARQEELAESLGEVRQKVESACTNRAVEARETLPCLVAVSKYKPASDIRACYDLGQLDFGENYVDELLQKAAELPESIRWHFIGSLQSNKCKKIAGVSNLYCLHTLDSIKKADALQKALPSTRKEPLKVMIQVNTSGEDSKSGLQPLLPNNLDGSEVLTLARHVIKSCPALELYGLMTIGSYEASTSGGDNPDFQTLIRTKCILEASLQGDDDLGEAWGQDRSLALSMGMSADFEEAIRAGSDVVRVGTGIFGSRPPKN